One window of Peteryoungia desertarenae genomic DNA carries:
- a CDS encoding phosphoglycerate kinase, which yields MPAFKTLDDLTDIAGKRVLVRVDLNVPVTDGKVSDKTRIERVAPTIQELSEKGAKVILLAHFGRPKGEPVADQSLSLIAPAVEEVLDQSVAFASDCIGEPAATAIAKMNNGDILLLENTRFHKGEEKNTPEFVAELARNGDIYVNDAFSAAHRAHASTEGLAHHMPAYAGRTMQAELEALEKGLGQPTRPVVAIVGGAKVSTKIDLLSNLVTKVDALVIGGGMANTFIAAQGINVGKSLCEHDLADTARSIMETAAKAGCDIVLPIDGVVAREFKANAENETVDINAIPADAMMLDVGPKSVELINGWIERAATLVWNGPLGAFEIAPFDKATVSAALHAADQTKAGKLVSVAGGGDTVSALNHADVAEDFSYVSTAGGAFLEWMEGKELPGVAVLTKG from the coding sequence ATGCCGGCTTTCAAGACCCTCGACGACCTCACCGACATCGCAGGCAAGCGCGTCCTCGTTCGTGTCGATCTCAACGTTCCCGTCACTGATGGCAAGGTGTCGGACAAGACCCGAATCGAACGGGTAGCCCCGACAATCCAGGAACTCTCCGAAAAGGGAGCCAAGGTGATCCTGCTTGCACATTTCGGACGTCCGAAGGGTGAGCCCGTGGCCGACCAGTCGCTATCGCTGATCGCACCCGCCGTCGAAGAAGTGCTCGACCAGAGTGTGGCTTTCGCCTCCGATTGCATTGGCGAGCCTGCTGCGACTGCCATCGCCAAGATGAACAATGGCGACATTCTTCTTCTGGAAAACACCCGCTTCCACAAGGGTGAGGAAAAGAACACACCGGAATTTGTCGCAGAGCTTGCCAGGAATGGCGACATTTATGTGAACGACGCCTTCTCGGCTGCGCATCGCGCCCACGCCTCGACCGAGGGGCTGGCCCATCATATGCCCGCCTATGCCGGTCGCACCATGCAGGCCGAACTCGAAGCACTGGAAAAAGGTCTCGGCCAACCAACCCGTCCCGTTGTGGCTATCGTGGGTGGCGCAAAGGTCTCAACCAAGATCGACCTTTTGTCGAACCTTGTGACCAAGGTCGACGCACTCGTCATCGGTGGCGGCATGGCCAACACCTTCATCGCGGCCCAGGGCATCAATGTCGGCAAGTCGCTCTGCGAGCATGACCTGGCGGACACCGCCCGCTCGATCATGGAAACAGCCGCCAAAGCCGGCTGTGATATCGTGCTTCCCATCGACGGCGTGGTTGCCCGCGAGTTCAAGGCCAATGCCGAGAACGAAACGGTCGATATCAACGCCATCCCTGCCGATGCCATGATGCTCGACGTCGGCCCGAAGTCGGTCGAGCTGATCAATGGCTGGATCGAGAGGGCAGCGACCCTCGTCTGGAACGGTCCGCTCGGCGCCTTCGAAATTGCCCCCTTCGACAAGGCGACTGTTTCCGCCGCCCTGCATGCCGCCGACCAGACCAAGGCCGGCAAGCTCGTCTCGGTCGCCGGTGGCGGCGACACCGTGTCGGCTCTCAATCATGCCGATGTGGCTGAAGACTTTTCTTACGTCTCGACAGCCGGCGGTGCATTCCTCGAATGGATGGAAGGCAAGGAACTGCCGGGCGTTGCTGTCCT